One part of the Streptomyces sp. AM 2-1-1 genome encodes these proteins:
- a CDS encoding HemK2/MTQ2 family protein methyltransferase, whose product MATDVASPAPFVLTLPGVYAPQHDTRLLMRALEREILAPGAQVLDLGTGSGALAIRAAQLGGSVTALDLARRAVLTARINALLHRHRIDVRRSDLTAAVRGRAYDLLLCNPPYVPSPAPGLPGRGRARAWDAGLDGRIVLDRVCDGAREVLRPGGALLMVHSALCDPELTLARLEAAGLPAVVCERARVPLGPVLRSRRAWLRDRGLLGQGAVTEELVVVRAVRER is encoded by the coding sequence GGCCACCGACGTGGCATCGCCCGCGCCGTTCGTCCTCACCCTGCCCGGTGTGTACGCGCCGCAGCACGACACCCGACTGCTGATGCGGGCCCTCGAACGCGAGATCCTGGCGCCCGGAGCACAGGTGCTGGATCTCGGCACCGGGAGCGGGGCGCTGGCGATCCGTGCCGCGCAGCTGGGTGGGTCGGTCACCGCTCTCGATCTCGCCCGCCGGGCCGTCCTGACCGCCCGTATCAACGCGCTGCTCCACCGCCACCGCATCGACGTCCGGCGCAGCGATCTGACCGCCGCCGTCCGGGGCCGCGCCTACGACCTGCTGCTCTGCAATCCGCCGTACGTGCCCTCGCCGGCGCCGGGGCTGCCGGGGCGTGGCCGGGCCCGGGCGTGGGACGCGGGGCTCGACGGCCGGATCGTCCTGGACCGCGTCTGCGACGGCGCCCGGGAGGTGCTGCGGCCGGGGGGTGCCCTGCTGATGGTGCACTCGGCGCTCTGCGACCCGGAACTCACCCTGGCCCGACTGGAGGCGGCGGGGCTGCCCGCCGTGGTGTGCGAGCGGGCCCGGGTTCCGCTGGGCCCGGTGCTGCGCTCACGGCGGGCGTGGCTGCGGGACCGGGGTCTGCTGGGGCAGGGCGCGGTCACCGAGGAACTGGTGGTCGTGCGGGCCGTACGGGAGCGGTGA
- a CDS encoding CDGSH iron-sulfur domain-containing protein — translation MPETPRGPCRVTLTENGPMLLEGPVEVTLPDGGTARSDRFVVALCTCRKSRIHPWCDTSHRRRVKNDDG, via the coding sequence GTGCCGGAAACACCCCGAGGTCCCTGCCGTGTCACCCTCACCGAGAACGGGCCGATGCTGCTGGAAGGGCCCGTGGAGGTGACCCTGCCGGACGGCGGAACGGCGCGGTCGGACCGGTTCGTGGTCGCCCTCTGCACGTGCCGCAAGAGCCGGATCCACCCCTGGTGCGACACCAGCCACCGGCGCCGGGTCAAGAACGACGACGGCTGA
- a CDS encoding adenosine kinase, translating to MSMENDVLVLGGAGVDTIVYVPELPLPYADSWMIRPGITARAGQTGDFVALGLASLGLRTHHIDLVGDDHEGDLVRAFHRDRSLPFTGIPQPLGTKRAVNLVGPDGRRLSLYDDSRSAEGDRLPEETVRALAAKSRHAHVSITHPCALALPLLREAGLTLSTDLHDWDGVNPYHEPFAYAADLVFLSATALEDPVATLRAIAERGRARVVVATDGAAGAHLLVDGVSTHVPAIAPPAPVVDTNGAGDAFAAGFLLGWLAGEAPARCALFGAVAGAHACTVEATRADAISREQLLTRVAEWETDAATADGATSGAARV from the coding sequence ATGAGCATGGAGAACGACGTCCTGGTCCTGGGAGGAGCGGGAGTCGACACCATCGTGTACGTCCCCGAACTTCCGCTCCCGTACGCCGACAGCTGGATGATCCGCCCCGGGATCACCGCCCGGGCGGGGCAGACCGGCGACTTCGTCGCGCTCGGCCTCGCCTCCCTCGGCCTGCGGACCCACCACATCGACCTGGTCGGCGACGACCACGAAGGCGACCTGGTGCGCGCGTTCCACCGCGACCGGTCCCTCCCCTTCACCGGAATCCCGCAGCCGCTCGGCACCAAACGCGCGGTGAACCTCGTCGGCCCGGACGGGCGACGGCTCTCCCTGTACGACGACAGCCGTTCGGCGGAAGGCGACCGGCTGCCGGAGGAGACCGTGCGGGCGCTCGCCGCGAAGAGCCGCCACGCGCACGTGTCGATCACCCACCCGTGCGCCCTCGCCCTCCCCCTGCTGCGCGAGGCGGGCCTGACGCTCTCCACCGATCTGCACGACTGGGACGGCGTCAACCCGTACCACGAGCCCTTCGCGTACGCGGCCGACCTGGTGTTCCTCTCCGCGACCGCGCTGGAGGACCCGGTGGCCACCCTGCGGGCGATCGCCGAGCGCGGCAGGGCCCGCGTCGTCGTCGCCACCGACGGAGCCGCCGGCGCCCACCTGCTCGTCGACGGCGTGTCGACGCACGTCCCGGCGATCGCGCCACCGGCACCGGTCGTCGACACCAACGGCGCCGGCGACGCCTTCGCCGCGGGCTTCCTGCTCGGCTGGCTGGCGGGCGAGGCACCCGCGCGCTGCGCCCTCTTCGGCGCGGTCGCCGGCGCCCACGCCTGCACGGTGGAAGCCACCCGGGCGGACGCCATCAGCCGCGAGCAGCTCCTCACCCGGGTGGCCGAGTGGGAGACGGACGCCGCGACGGCCGACGGCGCGACGTCCGGGGCAGCGCGCGTCTGA
- a CDS encoding FAD-dependent oxidoreductase, with protein MTRPVRVAIVGAGPAGIYAADALLKSEAAKDPGVSIDLFERMPAPFGLIRYGVAPDHPRIKGIVTALHQVLDKPQIRLFGNVDYPNDIGLDELRSFYDAVIFSTGAEADRALDIPGIELDGSYGAADFVSWYDGHPEVPRTWPLTAEKVAVLGVGNVALDVARVLAKTADELLPTEIPANVYEGLKANKALEVHVFGRRGPAQAKFSPMELRELDHSPNIEVIVNPEDIDYDEGSIETRRGNKQANMVAQTLENWAIRDVGDRPHKLYLHFFESPVEVLGEDGAVVGLRTERTELDGTGNVRGTGAFTDWDVQSVYRAVGYYSDELPKLPWDPASGTVPHAAGRVIAGSEHMASVYVTGWIKRGPIGLIGHTKGDANETVECLLEDHAEGRLPAPAQPDPDAVVAHLEGRGVRYTTWEGWHRLDAHEKALGAEQGRERIKVVERSAMLDASGA; from the coding sequence ATGACACGCCCTGTCCGCGTCGCCATAGTCGGAGCCGGTCCTGCCGGAATCTACGCGGCCGACGCGCTGCTGAAATCCGAAGCCGCCAAGGACCCGGGTGTCTCGATCGACCTGTTCGAGCGCATGCCGGCCCCCTTCGGTCTGATCCGCTACGGTGTGGCCCCGGACCACCCGCGGATCAAGGGCATCGTCACCGCACTCCACCAGGTGCTGGACAAGCCGCAGATCCGTCTCTTCGGCAACGTCGACTACCCGAACGACATCGGTCTGGACGAGCTGCGCTCCTTCTACGACGCGGTGATCTTCTCGACGGGTGCGGAGGCCGACCGCGCGCTCGACATCCCCGGGATCGAACTCGACGGTTCCTACGGTGCGGCCGACTTCGTCTCGTGGTACGACGGCCACCCCGAGGTGCCGCGCACCTGGCCGCTGACGGCCGAGAAGGTCGCCGTGCTCGGCGTGGGCAACGTGGCCCTGGACGTGGCGCGCGTACTCGCCAAGACCGCCGACGAGCTCCTCCCTACGGAGATCCCCGCCAACGTCTACGAGGGCCTCAAGGCCAACAAGGCGCTGGAGGTGCACGTCTTCGGCCGTCGCGGTCCCGCCCAGGCGAAGTTCAGCCCCATGGAGCTGCGCGAGCTGGACCACTCGCCGAACATCGAGGTCATCGTCAACCCCGAGGACATCGACTACGACGAGGGCTCCATCGAGACCCGCCGCGGCAACAAGCAGGCCAACATGGTCGCCCAGACGCTGGAGAACTGGGCCATCCGCGACGTCGGCGACCGCCCGCACAAGCTGTACCTGCACTTCTTCGAGTCGCCCGTCGAGGTGCTCGGCGAGGACGGTGCGGTCGTGGGACTGCGGACCGAGCGCACCGAGCTGGACGGCACGGGGAACGTGCGCGGCACCGGCGCGTTCACCGACTGGGACGTACAGAGCGTGTACCGCGCGGTCGGTTACTACTCCGACGAGCTCCCGAAGCTGCCGTGGGACCCCGCCTCCGGCACGGTCCCGCACGCCGCCGGACGGGTGATCGCCGGCTCGGAGCACATGGCGTCGGTCTACGTCACCGGCTGGATCAAGCGCGGCCCGATCGGTCTCATCGGACACACCAAGGGCGACGCGAACGAGACCGTCGAGTGCCTGTTGGAGGACCACGCCGAAGGCCGTCTGCCCGCTCCGGCGCAGCCCGATCCCGATGCGGTCGTCGCCCACCTGGAGGGCCGCGGCGTCCGCTACACCACGTGGGAGGGGTGGCACCGCCTGGACGCCCACGAGAAGGCGCTCGGCGCCGAGCAGGGCCGTGAGCGCATCAAGGTGGTGGAGCGTTCGGCGATGCTGGACGCCTCCGGCGCCTGA
- a CDS encoding class I SAM-dependent methyltransferase, with the protein MDDVSGAPAATVFDTLGAEYERAFAASPAHRDSLRELTGHLAPRSRVLDVGSGTGRPTAGFLVESGHEVLGVDVSPVMVELATRQVPGASFVRADVRTLPLEEESFDAVCVYFSLLQMTRGEQAALLARLARVLRPGGLLAVATVPLDVEGVDAVFMGCPVRVTSFAGPAFTALVTDAGFAVLSRRSVSFTPEHPEATPEPHLFLLCRRV; encoded by the coding sequence ATGGACGACGTGAGCGGCGCCCCGGCGGCGACGGTGTTCGACACGCTGGGAGCCGAGTACGAACGGGCCTTCGCCGCGTCACCCGCGCACCGGGACTCCCTGCGGGAACTGACCGGACACCTCGCGCCCCGCAGCCGGGTACTGGACGTGGGCAGCGGGACGGGCCGCCCGACCGCCGGATTCCTGGTGGAGTCCGGGCACGAGGTGCTGGGCGTCGACGTCTCGCCCGTCATGGTGGAGTTGGCGACGCGGCAGGTCCCCGGGGCGTCCTTCGTCCGGGCGGACGTCCGCACGCTCCCCCTGGAGGAGGAGTCCTTCGACGCGGTGTGCGTCTACTTCTCGCTCCTGCAGATGACGCGCGGCGAGCAGGCGGCGCTGCTCGCACGTCTCGCCCGGGTCCTGCGGCCCGGCGGTCTGCTGGCCGTGGCGACGGTCCCGCTGGACGTGGAGGGCGTGGACGCCGTCTTCATGGGGTGTCCGGTGCGGGTGACCAGCTTCGCCGGGCCCGCGTTCACCGCTCTCGTGACGGACGCCGGGTTCGCGGTCCTGTCCCGGCGCAGCGTATCGTTCACGCCCGAGCATCCGGAGGCGACCCCCGAACCGCACCTCTTCCTGCTCTGCCGCCGCGTCTGA